A stretch of DNA from Carya illinoinensis cultivar Pawnee chromosome 12, C.illinoinensisPawnee_v1, whole genome shotgun sequence:
CGCAGAGGGATCAGTGACAAAGTGAAAATTTGTTTTGTTGGAGGAATATGTGAAGAAGAGGAGATGAGCTAACACACCAAACTAGGTGTTACAAACTTCAGAAGTTAAAAGGCTTGAGAAGCCAATATAGATATTTGGCACACATGACTTCGACTTGATTTTGCTTTCCAAAATGGGACTTTGGTGGAGTTTGGAACGTTGGAAGAACGCTTTTCAAGAAGGAAAATTTTCTTGTCATCcttacacttcacacaccatatttattttaatttttttttattttttctataataaatatgtagtgtgtggatggtaaatagaataatttaattagtttaataagaataaaataacataaaaaataaaaaaaaatattttaatatataaaacatgTGAAAATGAATGCGCATTCCTCTTTCAAAAAAGCTagagacgagagagagagacagagaggggAAGGGCGGAGGGTGCTAATTACTTGGGAAGCTTTTCCAGGTGAACCCAACATTGACTGAGCAGGGTTAGTGTTGGTTGCCTCACCATCTTTCCCACACTAACTCACAGTTCAGCAGTTAATTACGTTGGGAATTGCTATGGTGACCTATATTTTAGGAGATTTTCATGCTCTCCAACGCTCAAAATTGCAGCTATACCACGGTAGCGGGCAAAGggtaattaaaattaaataaaattatttaatattattttatatttttaaaaccgGCCCAACCCAGTTTTTTTGCAGCTGTTGTTGTTTACGTGGATGATGTCCCTTGATATGATATTATTTGAAGCCCTAAGGTTAAAAAGTTTTCCATCTGTTTTCAAGATAATGCACTTATTAAAATTGTCCCCTTGTTCAAATTCCGTTCAGTCATAACAGAAATTGCTGGCTTGGATCTGATTTGCCCCATCATAATAAGTCATACACAGACACTACATAGtctacttaaaattaaaatttaaaaaaaaaatacaaactcaACATAACACGTAAGTATAAAATactacaacataacataatacaaaattatgaaagttaaaaataaaaaatttctaaatctgaaaataaaaaacataaaaatgagAAATCGCAAActaaatttcttttgaaaaaatgtaaattagttTCCTGTATACAAGGGTGGGCGGTGAACCACCACATTCAACCTGTTCGGCCCCTGGGACGGATTGGGGTTGTGTGGGTGAATGCCTGCCTAGTTGCACGCATTTGGATGCTAGGGGATGAGGTCTAAATTGGGCCCAAGCTTGCTTGGGGTTTACCCGTTTGTACGGCCCAAATTATTATTATCCTATTATAATAACTAACTATCTAATTGTTacagtattttttattatttttccgtTTAATCCGTTACTTTCttattttaagaatataattttcattttctatctCTCTCATTCTCGATTCcctctctcatctcatctcgaACATCTCTCACACTCTCTGATATCTATTTCTCTACTTATCACCTCAAACCCATCCTcttacacatttttttaaaacacttaTATCTTAATTTGAGTATAAATGTTTAgattgtagaaaaaaaaaaaaaggcaataaaGATTAACaagtacaaaatgaaaaaaaaaaaaaaaaaaaacctcacaaagaaaaataatcatatttgaACAAAATCTATTCAAATATGTtgagattaaataaaattatatcaaaacacaTGATTTGGATTTATCATCcaacatctaaaaaaaaaattcaaattttatgcGTTTTTTTAGTGTGGtggtaatatttattatagtggcaatgatgttatttttatttgtttatattattttaatgtatcttggttttaatatatctttttgttttctaatgtatctaaatatgtaattattatatttaccgCCCTATAATTATCTAAAGATAtttgttaaaatttaattttttgtctctatatattaaattattcattaattaagtttttttttttaaaaaaccatattatttttgtaaaaaacttGTTTAATCTAAATAGGTAAATATGTTTTACATGTGCTctgacctagtatatatatataaaccaatgtttttaataaaacaacGATCTTATGGAGAGAAGTCTCCAAAACATCATTGTTTTACATTatactttaaaagaaaaaactctctctctctctctctctgagttggttttatttttattttttgatgggtTTTGGGTGGTGGAGGGTTTTGTTTTAGCATGGGCCGGTGGGCAGACAGTCACGAGGGGGTAGGGCTTGCGGCCAACCATCTGAGGGAGCGGGTAGCACcctcacatttaaaaaaaagaaaaatatagttgcaagcacaattgtgtactgatctgtgcaccaatatgatgtgattggtcaaaaaataaattttattgaaaacagtgttaatttaaattttaagtatgaataaatcagtattggtacacagattagtgagCAACTgtgcttatatgtagcaaaactcttaaaaaaataaaaataaatctacaatcAATCATATATGATACACATTAGTTACAAGTTCACATTTTTTTCCTATCAATCGAACTCAATTTATTGGCTAATTGtttaaaaaagagaaggaaaaatagTAGTAGGATGATTAGgtagtttttagtttttaaaaccttggatagaataagtaaaatttttcgtTTAGTTAAacaattttgatgaaatattttattaaaaattaaataaaatagtattataatataattattataaaattaattttattttaaaatttaaaaaaatttaattatttaatatactttagataaatttttttaaaaaattataataattatatgaaataatttagtATTTAATTACCGAATCAGGccttaatttttaactttaattttattttgaatataaaaaatctaaCAACTAGTGGACCTAAGCCTAACTCATTTTACAGCACCTCCTTCCAGAACGGCCCAACCCAATTTCGAACCTTATAAGAACAACAACTTATCCCCACACGCAAATGCTGTGCGTTACCTCACAGCCCTCACTCAGCCTACGGTTGtttttagggttagggtttaacCTCAGAGTCCGGAGATTCTTCTTCCGCTGCTTCACTCTCTCATCCAATGGACCCAACAAAGAAGCGTAAGCTGGAAGAGAACGGCGTATCCGCCGAAATCGATCCGTCTCTCTCGATACTGACCCCGGAAGACGTCCGCAAAATCGTCGACCGTATCGACAAGGACAAGCTCATCAATATCGTGGCGGCCGCCGCGGTCCGCCACTTGGACGTCCTCGAAGGCGTACGAGCCCTCGCCGACTCCGACGTCTCACAGCGCAAGCTCTTCGTCCGCGGCCTCGGCTGGGACACCAACACGGATGGCCTCCGCAGCCTTTTCTCCTCCTATGGCGAGATCGAGGAGGCTGTCGTCATCCTCGACAAGCAGACCGGAAAGTCCAAGGGCTATGGCTTCGTCACTTTCAAGCACGTTGACGGCGCGCTCCTCGCTCTCAAGGAGCCCAGCAAGCGGATCGATGGTCGCGTGACCGTCACGCAGCTCGCCGCGGCGGGGAACTCTGGTAGCAACGCGAACGCGAACGCCGCCGATGTAACGATGCGGAAAATCTACGTATGGGAGGTGCCGCACGAAATGTCTCCGGATAAGTTGTTGTCCCACTTCAGTTCATACGGGGAGATCGAAGAGGGGCCTTTGGGGTTCGACAGGTTCACTGGGAAGTCGAAAGGTTTCGCGCTGTTCGTGTATAAGACGGCCGAGGGGGCGCAGGCGGCCTTGTCCAATCCGGTGAAGATGATAGACGGGAGGCAGTTGAATTGTAAATTGGCGAACGTGGATGGGAAGAAAGGGAAGCAAGGGGGGCCGCCCGGCCAGGGTGGGCCTGATGGGGTTCAGGGCCCGATTTCGGGTACTGGGAATGACGGGATGGGGATGGGGATGGGTATGGGAATGGGTATGACGCAGGGTTCGATTCCAGGGTCGCAGTACGGCGGACCAGGATCAATCGGCACGTACGGAGCGTATACTGGTGCGCCGCCTATGGGGAATCATCCATTGAACTCGTCCTCGTTGGGTGGACCGGGGTTGTCGGCTGTTAATAACCAGGCTCCGTCGTCTTTTGGTGGGACTGCTGGGTATGGTGCTGGACTGGGTGGGCCGTATGGTGGGTATGGCGGCATTGGTGGGACTGGTGGGGGATTAGGCGGTGCTGCTGCTGTGGGTGGATCCTCTGCGTTGTATAGATTGGCGCCAAGTTCTGTGGGAATGCCCTCTGGTGGGTATCCGGAGAGTGCGCATTATGGCCTCTCGTCATCGGCTGGGTATCCAAGTCAGCTCCTCCAGCCAGCGAGTAACTCGCCGGTGCCAAGGGTTCCGCCTGGTGGTGGAGCAATGTACCCTAATGTACCGCCTTATTTTTGAGGTAATTTATTATCTGTTACTTGGTTCTTTCCCCTTTTTACTATGTGCTGTGCTTGTAGTCATATGTGCTTTGAATGACTTGGTGCCATGCTTTGTTTTTTGCctgatttctttttatattattgCGTCTTGTGACTTGTGATGGGTGTTTGCGTGCTTTGCATTTTGTTTGCGGGTTTTTGTATGTTCTGGTTTGTTTATTGGGACTTCGTTGTGAGTGTATGTGTCttgctttagtttctttgtgCGTTTGTTTGTTTTCCATACCTTTGGAAAGGTTGCCATTAGTCAAAATGTCATTTTTGTATTAAGTATCTGTTGTAATATTGGAGTGATGAGGCATTTTGTAATATTGCTGTCTGTGATTCTGTCTGTTATGATTGTTTTTGACTTTGTATTCATTCTTGCAATTTTTTTTGGGggatgattaattttatttgttcATTTATAAATGCAATCTAATCTATATGTTCAAAATGACGGTGGTGTGTAATGAAGATCTTTAGGCAGCTTATTGGGCTTCTGGATACAATGTACTGCAAATTGCATGGAGGAATTGAGTTTTCATCTTGTATTGTGAGTGTAATACTGCCCATTTAAAATGTGCCTTAATAAAATTGCATATATTAGGGCGCGGGCAAGCAGGGTCAATGTTGGGTGGGTGGACTGGGTCAATGGGTTTTCTATGAAGCCATGGTTTTCTGTTTAATAAGCATCCATTATTGTCATTGCCCATGTACAAATGTGAATGGCAACTTTTTAGTTTCCTTGGCATGTTCATAAAACCTTTTGAATAATTACACTTTCTGGTTCTAATTATGTGTTGATTCACCtatcaaaaaattatgtgtTGATTCAAATAATTATGGATATCTGTTCTTTTGCTGATAAGTTGGTGCTAACTTatcatgtttttttaatttttttaatttttttaattttaatttccagTTATACACCTACTGATGTGCTTCCCTTATTTTTCGGGCATCATGATctcttatgattttttatatgccttttttattttttgattcctGATGCTTTGTTTGCATGGTACTTTTCTTTAAGATGTCATGCACTCTGTATCACGccatctttgtttttgtttgtggttAGGAAAGACATAAGAGCCGTTTCTTTTACTGGTGCCTCAAGAAggtataatatttgttttttgttcacTTTGAGTTAGAATGTAATGATCCCTGCTTGGCATGATGGACGTGGAATCATGTATTGAGTTGTCAATGAATGTTTGGTTCAGGTGTATGACAGCTTATTCGGCGCTGATGCTTTATGTGGTTCTGGTGTTTCGTGATTGCAGAGTTTGATGAATGTATTAGCTGTTCGTTCCTTTACAGCCTCTTCATCTGCAACTTTTGTATTGTGGTTATTTTCTGAGTGTCTGTAGTAAAAGCATCTGAGTTAGACTAGTTATGTACTTCTATCAGGAAGCATTGTCTGggttttttaattaatgatataGTTTTAGTAATATAAGTACTGAAATTATGCTTTGTCCTCCTTGTCCTTATAATACTTATATCTTCAATCAGGCCTCCTTTTcctatgaataaaatttcttgattacctatactTATATCTTCAATCAGGCTCTACAATGCTTATAAATCCTACTAAAATGTTTTAATGGATGCATTGTGTGTATATGATgataacatataaataaaacacGTATGGTGTGTTTCGTTGTGAAGAAGTCTGTGGGTGAAGGTCCTACCATCTGTTTTGATGAAATAGGATCTGTTGTATGTTAGCGATCTTCCTCATGGTGGGGATTTCAGTGCTCCTTctacaagctgttttggccatACTATATTGAACGATGGTGTCTGCTGTCTCTCTtggggtttttcttttatctctgCAACTCTCCTTGGAatgcttcccccccccccccccccccccccctctttccctttcttcctTTCTCTCCCCTCTTATGTACGTTGCTTTTGGTGGAATATAGTTTGTTTGGATCTATCCTTTAGTTGTTGTTCGATCATCTTATGGGTTCTGCAAGCTCATTGTATATGCCAGTGGTTAGTAGTTCTATGCACTTGTGCTATTGATTGTAAAGTTATACCATGCTAGATGAAGGTGCCTGTTTCCATGACCTTTTTATTGGATTTGTCAATCATTGACTCTCCAACGTGGCGATAGTTGATGCTTGTTCAGTGAATGTTGTGACCTGATAAGAGTTTAGTTTTATGATTTGGTTCTGTGATTACCTAGATTCCTTGAGTTTCTGTTGGAGACTGGTCAAGGCTGGCTTTGTGCTTTCTGTTTGTTTCCGCTATATGTTCATTGATCTTTCTATAGGTCGGAATGTAAAATGGATAGCAGTGTGATTTCGGGCCTTGAGTCATAACTCTTCCTCTAATTAATCTGCTTTGACATGACATGCATGCTTATTGACTTATGGTCTGAGCAGTGGCAAATTGATTTTAACTTTGTAACTAGACCTGTCTgttccatttatttttttcacattttgtttttgcCTGAATCCTTTTGTGCATGTAAGTAGTTTTGAGTAGGGTGCTACCTGCACCCCTGGACCTGCCCAGTTTGGGCCCTGATtctgtcccccccccccccccccccccctttctcttTCAGATGCCGGGTGCGAATTGGCCCCTTGCCCATAGCTCACCCACGATGTAAAACCCAAAACCAACAGTGTGAAATGACAACCATTAACCAAAACCAACTCAGACGGCGAGACAGAGACTGTGACGATGACCAGTTGGGTGTGACGGCGATGAGGCAATTGGATGAGAAGTTTAAACTgagaggaaaagagagaaatcCTATTCTAAAGCGatgtcttattaaaaaaaaaaaaattgttgtcatatatatttatatagattttttgCGGGCTGCCCGTGGAAATCTTGGGTGGGCTTGGTCCTGGCCTTGACCCCCAGCAACCTAGCCGCATGCTGTTCATTTGCCAgactggggggggggggggtggggcgGGGCGGATGGGCCCCATTGCCCACCCCTAGTTTTGAGGTCAAAGGGTGGAGCACTTATTACGCGTTTGAGTTGTAAACTTAGACATCCTAGGTTTAATTTGAACTAGGGCTTTTCtttgattaatttaatcttCCATTTGTGTCGTACTCTTGAAATCTATTTTCTATAACTTGTCGAGGTCATTGTCAGAGGAAGTCTTGGCTGCTATTCAAACATGATCTCACAGTACTGAACCATGCCAATTGCCAACCATATGCTAGAAAAACTCTGTTCATACCAAAAACCATATAGATTGCATAATGACTTTACGTCTCCCACctttgttatttttcttattaaaaaaaacaacccTCTTTGTAGTTGGCTGATCCAATTGGTAAAGCTGTATGGAACatacttaaatataaatttgtagTTGGTTGCAATTCCCACCTTTTCTTGGTGCTTAAGATTTTGAGCCTGGGATTTGCCAAAGCTTGCCTGAGTTACTAACATTTTGCAAGTCGTCTTGAACTGATTTTGTCAAGAGACAGACCACGACTGAGGTGCTTCTTAGAGTAATGGCCTGATTTTGCCCGCcccctttgtttttgtttgctaACGGAAGTGTGATCCTGTAACGCTGCTGTCTTACGTTCAAgaatttattactgtttatgcTTTTATTATTTAACAGGCAGAGGAGAATCATTACCCCCCATCGAATTTGTTACCGTTGTGCtaattgttattgaatatatGAACTTGTTGACCCCTATTATATTGGGCATTTGACCTTAGCGAAATTAAACACCTCATCCATAATCTtcgttaattttatttttgcgaAAGAAATACGGAATAAACTGACATTGCATAGTATTTCATGGTAGATATAATTGTGTTTAAACTCTATAGGACATCGCCGGGGTATACCATGGCAATTTGTGACATGGAACGTGTTGACACAAAAGTagtttctgtttctttttcatttcttttttgtgAGTTTTGCATTTTTTAGTTATTTCTTCCATTTCTTGTTCTTCTGTTCGGTGTGTCAATGTGTCGGTCTTTTGGGCGGGGGGTGTGAGGCAAACAAGAGAGGCTTGGGTGCCCCGTGGAGTCTGGCCTGGCAATTGATCAGAGACAAGGCTAGAAGGATGACCGAATATTTAGTGCTAGAAAATGGAGAAAGTTAAGACCGTCGATGCATGAGtttgaaatatgatttttttttttaagtttcttcGATTCGAACGAAGCTTGCAAAGCTGCAAATCCCTAGAACCAATAAGAGTGACTGCAGTCGGAACCTGTGCCCACGCTT
This window harbors:
- the LOC122289515 gene encoding UBP1-associated protein 2C-like isoform X4 — protein: MDPTKKRKLEENGVSAEIDPSLSILTPEDVRKIVDRIDKDKLINIVAAAAVRHLDVLEGVRALADSDVSQRKLFVRGLGWDTNTDGLRSLFSSYGEIEEAVVILDKQTGKSKGYGFVTFKHVDGALLALKEPSKRIDGRVTVTQLAAAGNSGSNANANAADVTMRKIYVWEVPHEMSPDKLLSHFSSYGEIEEGPLGFDRFTGKSKGFALFVYKTAEGAQAALSNPVKMIDGRQLNCKLANVDGKKGKQGGPPGQGGPDGVQGPISGTGNDGMGMGMGMGMGMTQGSIPGSQYGGPGSIGTYGAYTGAPPMGNHPLNSSSLGGPGLSAVNNQAPSSFGGTAGYGAGLGGPYGGYGGIGGTGGGLGGAAAVGGSSALYRLAPSSVGMPSGGYPESAHYGLSSSAGYPSQLLQPASNSPVPRVPPGGGAMYPNVPPYF